In Paralcaligenes sp. KSB-10, the following are encoded in one genomic region:
- a CDS encoding molybdopterin oxidoreductase family protein, whose product MEHEQRTQQESLEVKTTTCYMCACRCGIRVHLRDGEVRYIDGNPNHPLNQGVICAKGSSGIMKQYSPARLTQPLMRKPGTERGAAQFEPVSWDQVFSLLEKRLAHLRATDPKQFALFTGRDQMQALTGLFAKQFGTPNYAAHGGFCSANMAAGMIYTIGGSFWEFGGPDLDQAKLFLMIGTAEDHHSNPLKIAISKFKRAGGRFIAINPVRTGYAAIADEWVPIRPGTDGALFMALIHELIEQDAYDHEFVARYTNAGELVDMAVGSDTFGLFVQDSGSPELNSMYAQNRMWWDAKTGKAVLQHTPGAEPALDGRYTLEDGTPVAPSFALLRERAAACTPEWAASITGIAADTIRRIAGEMIQTSRQHKIELPIRWTDSWGVMHETVRGNPVAFHAMRGLAAHSNGFQTIRALSVLMSMLGTIDTPGGFRHKSPYPRAVPPSAKPPKSPDEVKPDTPLPSGPLGWPAAPEDLFIDEQGTPVRIDKAFSWEFPLAVHGLMHSLITNAWRGDPYPIDTLMIFMANMAWNSSMNTVEVRKMLADKREDGEYKIPFLVVCDAFQSEMTAFADLILPDTTYLERHDVMSMLDRPISEFDGPADSVRVPVVPPTGQCKPFQEVLVELAGRLKLPAFTTSEGKPKYRDYPDFIVNYETAPNSGIGFLIGWRGKNGDKSLVGEPNPNQWEQYAKNDCFHHYVLPETFQYMRNCNGPYLKWAVENGLRKFDQPIVIQLYSDVMQKFRLAAQGKTRGRQPPDHLRARIDRYFDPLPFWYEPLESGVTDLQEFPLTAITQRPMAMYHSWDSQNAWLRQIHSENYLFVNPKVAAQSGIADGGWIYVESPWGKVRCMARYSEAVEPGTVWTWNAIGKAAGAWNLGPDANESQRGFLLNHLITDELPAENGQARLSNSDPITGQAGWFDVRVRIYPAQADEAGTSLPQFAPMVPMPGSINVVTRMVQTYFAGRGEFAARLRRAVKNK is encoded by the coding sequence GTGGAGCATGAGCAGCGTACGCAACAAGAATCTCTCGAAGTCAAGACTACGACCTGCTATATGTGCGCCTGTCGGTGCGGCATACGGGTGCATCTGCGCGACGGCGAGGTCCGCTACATAGACGGCAATCCCAACCATCCTCTCAATCAGGGGGTGATCTGCGCCAAAGGTTCGTCGGGCATCATGAAGCAGTATTCGCCGGCGCGCCTGACCCAGCCGCTGATGCGCAAGCCCGGTACCGAACGTGGCGCCGCGCAGTTCGAGCCGGTGTCCTGGGATCAGGTCTTTTCCTTGCTGGAAAAGCGCCTTGCCCATTTGCGCGCCACCGACCCCAAGCAGTTTGCGCTTTTCACCGGCCGCGACCAGATGCAGGCGCTGACCGGCTTGTTCGCCAAGCAGTTTGGCACGCCGAACTACGCGGCGCATGGCGGCTTCTGTTCGGCCAACATGGCGGCGGGCATGATCTACACGATAGGCGGATCGTTCTGGGAGTTCGGAGGGCCCGATCTCGATCAGGCCAAGCTATTCCTGATGATAGGCACCGCCGAAGACCATCATTCGAATCCCCTGAAAATCGCCATTTCCAAGTTCAAGCGCGCGGGCGGGCGTTTTATCGCGATCAACCCGGTGCGTACCGGTTACGCGGCGATCGCCGACGAATGGGTGCCGATCCGGCCCGGGACCGATGGGGCGCTGTTTATGGCGTTGATTCACGAACTGATTGAACAGGATGCCTATGACCATGAATTCGTCGCGCGTTATACGAATGCGGGCGAACTGGTCGACATGGCGGTTGGCAGCGACACATTCGGCCTGTTCGTCCAGGATAGCGGCAGCCCCGAATTAAATTCCATGTATGCGCAGAATCGCATGTGGTGGGACGCGAAAACCGGCAAGGCGGTGTTGCAGCACACGCCCGGCGCAGAGCCGGCGCTGGACGGCCGCTACACGCTTGAGGATGGCACGCCGGTCGCGCCGTCATTCGCCTTGCTGCGCGAGCGCGCCGCCGCCTGTACCCCCGAGTGGGCCGCGTCGATCACCGGCATTGCGGCCGATACCATACGGCGCATCGCGGGCGAAATGATCCAGACTTCGCGCCAGCACAAGATCGAACTGCCGATCCGCTGGACCGATTCATGGGGCGTTATGCACGAAACGGTGCGCGGCAATCCTGTTGCGTTCCATGCCATGCGCGGGCTGGCCGCACACTCCAACGGCTTCCAGACCATACGCGCGCTATCGGTGCTGATGTCGATGCTTGGCACGATCGATACCCCGGGGGGGTTCCGGCACAAGTCGCCGTATCCGCGCGCGGTGCCGCCATCGGCCAAGCCTCCGAAGAGCCCGGACGAAGTCAAACCGGATACGCCGCTGCCCAGCGGCCCGCTGGGTTGGCCGGCGGCGCCCGAAGACCTTTTCATCGACGAGCAGGGCACTCCGGTACGGATCGACAAGGCGTTCTCGTGGGAATTTCCGCTGGCCGTGCACGGCTTGATGCACAGCCTCATCACCAACGCATGGCGCGGTGATCCTTACCCCATCGATACCTTGATGATCTTCATGGCCAACATGGCGTGGAACTCGTCGATGAACACCGTCGAAGTCCGGAAGATGCTGGCAGACAAGCGTGAAGACGGCGAATACAAGATCCCGTTCCTGGTGGTGTGCGATGCGTTCCAATCGGAGATGACGGCCTTTGCCGATCTGATCCTGCCCGATACCACGTACCTTGAACGGCACGACGTGATGTCCATGCTGGACCGTCCCATTTCCGAATTCGATGGCCCGGCCGATTCCGTGCGCGTGCCGGTCGTGCCGCCCACGGGCCAGTGCAAACCCTTTCAGGAGGTGCTGGTCGAGCTGGCCGGCCGGCTCAAATTGCCGGCGTTCACGACTTCTGAAGGCAAGCCCAAATACCGAGACTACCCGGATTTCATCGTCAATTACGAGACGGCACCCAATTCGGGCATAGGCTTCCTGATTGGCTGGCGTGGCAAGAACGGCGACAAGTCGCTGGTCGGCGAACCCAATCCGAACCAATGGGAGCAGTACGCGAAGAACGATTGCTTCCACCACTACGTTCTGCCCGAAACATTCCAGTACATGCGTAATTGCAACGGCCCCTACCTGAAATGGGCGGTCGAAAACGGGTTGCGCAAGTTCGATCAACCCATCGTAATCCAGCTGTATTCGGACGTCATGCAGAAGTTCCGGCTCGCGGCTCAGGGCAAGACCCGCGGGCGGCAGCCCCCGGACCATCTGCGCGCCCGGATCGACCGCTATTTCGATCCGCTGCCCTTCTGGTACGAGCCCCTGGAAAGCGGTGTGACCGATTTACAGGAGTTCCCACTGACGGCGATCACACAGCGGCCGATGGCGATGTACCATTCCTGGGATTCGCAAAATGCGTGGCTGCGGCAGATCCACAGCGAGAACTATCTGTTCGTCAATCCGAAGGTGGCCGCGCAGAGCGGCATTGCCGATGGCGGCTGGATATACGTGGAATCGCCCTGGGGCAAAGTGCGCTGCATGGCGCGCTACAGCGAGGCGGTAGAGCCCGGCACGGTCTGGACATGGAATGCGATCGGCAAAGCGGCGGGCGCCTGGAACCTGGGGCCGGATGCCAACGAATCGCAGCGCGGCTTTTTGCTCAATCACTTGATCACCGATGAATTGCCGGCGGAAAATGGACAGGCGCGCCTGTCGAACTCCGACCCCATCACTGGGCAAGCCGGCTGGTTCGACGTCAGGGTGCGCATCTATCCCGCGCAGGCCGACGAGGCCGGCACAAGCTTGCCGCAATTTGCGCCGATGGTGCCGATGCCCGGCTCCATCAACGTCGTCACGCGGATGGTTCAAACCTACTTCGCGGGGCGCGGCGAATTTGCCGCAAGGCTGCGCCGCGCCGTAAAAAACAAATAA
- a CDS encoding nitrate reductase subunit alpha: MSHFVDRLKYFSTSRPTFSDGHGMTTNEDRGWEDAYRKRWQHDKIVRSTHGVNCTGSCSWKIYVKSGIVTWETQQTDYPRTRPDMPNHEPRGCARGASYSWYLYSANRLKYPLVRGALLKRWREKRLTLAPVEAWSAIVDDPEARASYTRRRGLGGFIRSSWDEVNEMIAAANIHTIKRHGPDRVVGFSPIPAMSMISYAAGSRYLSLIGGVNLSFYDWYCDLPPASPQTWGEQTDVPESADWYNSTFIMMWGSNVPQTRTPDAHFMTEVRYRGTKVVSVFPDYAEGAKFGDIWLHPKQGTDAALGLAMGHVVLKEFHVSGKSDYFADYCRRFTDMPLLVRVVKQGDHYVPERLLRSEEFDDALGQENNAASKTVAFDELSGKLVAPVGSVGFRWGQKEGGDAGKWNLREEDSRGNPIRPAMSFAANHDEVIDVAFPYFGNVEHTHFTHTGHAGVLQRRIGVRKVATRHGEVLVATVYDLFIANYGVDQGLGGPNVAASFDDDVPYTPAWQEKITGVSRNDVINVAREFADNAHKTEGKSMVIVGAGLNHWFNMDMSYRSIINLLVMCGCIGKSGGGWSHYVGQEKLRPQTGWLPLAFATDWHRPPRFMNGTSFFYAHSDQWRYETMNVTELLSPLADRKQFAQSPIDYNVSAERMGWLPSAPQFKTNPLEIGKAAAGSDAAAYVAKELRNGTLEMSCIDPDAEENFPRNLFIWRSNLLGSSGKGHEYFLKHLLGAKHGVQGKDLGSSAGILPKEVKWHEKAPEGKLDLVVTLDFRMSTTCLYSDIVLPTATWYEKDDMNTSDMHPFIHPLSAAVDPAWQSKSDWEIYKGIAKKFSELTEGHLGVEHDIVLSPLQHDSPGEIAQTGAIANWSKNECEPVPGKTMGSIVAVERDYPNTYRKFTSLGPLLDSLGNGGKGITWKTGEEIEQLRALNHTVVDEGVSHGRPQILSGIDAAEVVLSLAPETNGAVAVKAWQALSTLTGIDHTHLARAREDEKIRFRDIQAQPRKIISSPTWSGIESEHVSYNAGYSNVHELIPWRTLSGRQQLYQDHAWMRDFGESLCVYKAPIDTRSTTGMEGSRSNGNPEIALNFLTPHQKWGIHSTYSDNLLMLTLSRGGPIVWMSEVDARKIGVVDNDWIEAFNLNGALSARAVVSQRIPEGAVMMYHAQEKIINTPRTETTGVRGIHNSVTRIMIKPTHMIGGYAQLSYGFNYYGTVGSNRDEFVIIRKMKAVDWTDEESDQALSAIGDEMGGKR, translated from the coding sequence TTGAGCCATTTTGTTGATCGCCTGAAATATTTTTCCACGTCAAGACCCACTTTCTCGGATGGCCACGGCATGACCACCAATGAAGATCGAGGGTGGGAAGATGCCTATCGAAAACGATGGCAGCATGACAAGATCGTCCGCTCCACTCACGGCGTCAACTGTACCGGTTCGTGCTCGTGGAAAATATATGTCAAAAGCGGGATAGTCACGTGGGAAACCCAGCAAACCGATTATCCGCGCACCCGCCCCGACATGCCGAATCACGAACCGCGTGGTTGTGCGCGCGGCGCATCGTATTCGTGGTATCTCTACAGCGCAAATCGTCTTAAATACCCGCTGGTTCGCGGCGCCTTGCTCAAACGGTGGCGTGAAAAACGCTTGACGCTCGCGCCGGTGGAAGCCTGGAGCGCCATTGTCGACGACCCGGAGGCTCGCGCCTCGTATACGCGCCGCCGCGGCCTTGGCGGTTTCATCCGGTCAAGCTGGGATGAAGTCAACGAAATGATCGCCGCGGCGAACATTCACACCATCAAGCGGCATGGCCCGGACCGGGTGGTCGGCTTTTCACCCATACCCGCGATGTCGATGATTTCCTACGCGGCAGGCAGCCGCTATCTGTCGCTGATCGGTGGCGTCAACTTAAGCTTTTACGACTGGTATTGCGATCTGCCGCCCGCCTCGCCGCAAACCTGGGGAGAACAAACCGACGTTCCGGAATCGGCCGACTGGTACAACTCGACTTTTATCATGATGTGGGGCTCGAACGTACCGCAAACGCGTACCCCCGACGCCCATTTCATGACCGAGGTCCGGTATCGCGGCACCAAGGTCGTATCGGTTTTTCCCGACTATGCCGAAGGCGCCAAGTTCGGCGATATCTGGCTGCACCCCAAGCAAGGCACCGATGCTGCACTCGGCCTGGCCATGGGGCATGTCGTGCTCAAGGAATTTCACGTTTCAGGCAAAAGCGATTACTTCGCGGACTACTGCAGGCGCTTTACCGACATGCCGCTGCTGGTGCGAGTGGTCAAGCAAGGAGATCATTACGTACCGGAGCGCTTGCTGAGATCCGAGGAATTCGACGATGCTCTTGGGCAGGAAAACAATGCCGCCTCGAAAACGGTCGCGTTCGATGAATTGAGCGGAAAGCTTGTGGCGCCGGTAGGTTCGGTAGGCTTTCGCTGGGGCCAAAAAGAAGGTGGCGACGCCGGAAAATGGAATCTGCGCGAAGAAGACAGCCGTGGCAATCCGATTCGGCCAGCCATGTCGTTCGCCGCGAACCACGATGAGGTAATCGACGTTGCCTTCCCCTATTTCGGCAACGTTGAACACACCCATTTCACGCATACGGGCCACGCCGGCGTGCTGCAGCGCCGCATCGGGGTGCGTAAGGTTGCGACCCGCCATGGCGAAGTGCTGGTAGCAACCGTGTACGACCTGTTCATTGCCAACTATGGAGTGGATCAAGGGCTGGGCGGCCCCAATGTCGCCGCCAGTTTCGACGACGATGTGCCTTATACGCCTGCCTGGCAGGAAAAAATCACGGGCGTCAGCCGCAACGATGTCATCAATGTTGCACGCGAATTCGCCGACAATGCCCACAAGACCGAAGGCAAATCGATGGTGATCGTCGGCGCCGGCTTGAACCACTGGTTCAACATGGACATGAGCTATCGATCCATCATCAATCTTCTCGTCATGTGCGGATGCATAGGCAAGTCAGGCGGAGGCTGGTCGCATTATGTGGGTCAGGAAAAGCTTCGGCCGCAAACGGGTTGGCTGCCGCTCGCCTTCGCAACCGACTGGCATCGTCCGCCGCGCTTCATGAATGGAACCTCGTTCTTCTACGCGCACAGCGATCAGTGGCGCTATGAAACGATGAATGTCACCGAATTGCTGTCGCCGCTGGCCGATCGCAAACAGTTTGCTCAAAGTCCGATCGACTACAACGTCAGCGCCGAGCGGATGGGATGGTTGCCCTCCGCGCCGCAGTTCAAGACCAATCCACTTGAGATCGGCAAAGCAGCTGCCGGCTCGGACGCCGCTGCCTATGTCGCGAAAGAACTCAGGAACGGTACTCTAGAGATGTCTTGCATCGATCCCGATGCTGAAGAAAATTTCCCCAGAAATCTTTTCATCTGGCGCTCGAACCTGCTTGGATCATCGGGGAAAGGGCATGAGTATTTTCTCAAACACCTGCTGGGCGCCAAGCATGGCGTGCAAGGAAAGGACCTGGGTTCGAGCGCTGGTATTTTGCCAAAGGAAGTGAAGTGGCATGAAAAAGCGCCGGAGGGCAAGCTCGACCTGGTTGTGACGCTCGACTTCAGGATGTCAACCACCTGCCTGTATTCAGACATCGTTCTGCCCACCGCGACCTGGTATGAAAAGGACGATATGAATACGTCCGATATGCATCCGTTCATTCATCCGCTATCGGCGGCGGTCGATCCCGCATGGCAGTCCAAAAGCGATTGGGAGATTTACAAAGGCATAGCCAAAAAATTCTCTGAGCTGACCGAAGGGCATTTGGGTGTCGAGCATGACATCGTGCTGTCGCCGCTCCAGCATGACAGCCCGGGGGAGATAGCCCAGACCGGGGCAATAGCCAACTGGAGTAAGAACGAATGCGAACCGGTTCCAGGGAAAACCATGGGAAGTATTGTCGCCGTTGAACGGGACTATCCGAACACTTATCGTAAATTCACCTCGCTCGGGCCGCTCCTCGACTCATTGGGCAACGGCGGTAAAGGCATCACCTGGAAAACCGGCGAAGAAATCGAACAGCTTCGAGCATTGAACCATACCGTCGTCGACGAAGGCGTATCGCACGGGCGGCCACAAATTCTTTCGGGAATCGACGCGGCCGAAGTGGTTCTTTCGCTCGCGCCGGAAACCAACGGCGCAGTGGCCGTCAAGGCATGGCAAGCGTTGTCGACGCTCACCGGGATCGATCACACACACCTGGCGCGCGCACGCGAAGACGAAAAAATCCGCTTTCGCGATATCCAGGCGCAGCCGCGCAAGATCATCTCATCGCCCACCTGGAGCGGAATCGAATCCGAGCATGTGTCCTATAACGCAGGCTACTCAAATGTGCATGAACTGATCCCATGGCGTACCCTCTCCGGGCGCCAGCAGCTCTATCAGGATCACGCCTGGATGCGAGATTTCGGCGAGTCGCTATGTGTCTACAAGGCACCTATCGACACACGCAGCACGACGGGCATGGAAGGCAGCCGCTCCAATGGCAATCCCGAGATCGCGTTGAATTTTCTGACGCCTCATCAGAAATGGGGCATACACAGCACCTACTCCGACAATCTGTTGATGCTCACGCTTTCGCGTGGTGGCCCGATCGTCTGGATGTCCGAGGTCGACGCCAGGAAAATCGGCGTGGTCGACAACGATTGGATCGAAGCCTTTAACCTGAACGGCGCATTGAGCGCCAGGGCGGTCGTCAGCCAGCGCATTCCCGAGGGTGCGGTCATGATGTACCACGCGCAGGAAAAGATCATCAACACACCCAGAACCGAAACCACTGGTGTACGCGGCATCCATAATTCAGTCACGCGCATCATGATCAAGCCTACTCACATGATCGGCGGTTATGCGCAGCTTTCCTACGGCTTCAATTATTACGGCACGGTCGGCTCGAATCGCGACGAATTCGTCATCATACGCAAGATGAAGGCGGTCGACTGGACGGATGAAGAAAGCGACCAGGCGCTTTCGGCGATCGGCGATGAAATGGGAGGAAAACGATGA